In the Marinobacter sp. Arc7-DN-1 genome, GCACCAGCTTATAGATGACTTCCACCGACATCATGAAACCACCCCGGAATCCGGGAGCTGCACCGAGAAAAACACACCAGATCATGGTTGATCGGGAGATAACCTCCGACCAGGTCGATGGAGCATCAAAGACGAACCGGGTCAATACCTGGTAGAACCCCAGAGCAACTGACACCGTCAGCATCAGAACCGCACCAAGCAAAGCCAGACGAGTCGTCTGACGCTCAATGCTGAGAAAAACTTGCAGCATCGTGGCCACCGTTTACAAAGCGGTCCCCCGGCACCATGAATTGATGCCGGGCGTGGTTACAGAGGTTCAGCAGTCGCTGGCACGGATACGATCAAGCATCTCGCTGCCATACTGATCCGTGTAGATCCCGTATGCGGGCTTGACCGCTTCTTGGAATGGTGCCTTGTTGATATCCGTTTTCACTGTCATTCCCTTGTCGCGCAGGAGCTTCACACCCTCTCGTTCAAGGCGGGACACCTCTTCCCGGGTGGCCTGGGCGGATGCCACGGCCGCCTGCTCAAACCAGCCGCGCTCTTCTTCACTGAGTCCGTCGAGAAGCACGGGCGACCCCAGAACCACTGCGGGTGAATAGACGTGGCCGGTAAGGGACAGATGATCCTGGACTTCCCAGAATTTTGTGGCGACGATCACGGTTATGGGGTTTTCCTGCCCATCGACGGTACCTTGCTGCAAGGCCGTAAAGACTTCAGGAAATGCCATGGGAGTTGGATGGACGCCCATCTGCTCGAAGGCCTCCATGTGAACTTTGTTCTCCATGGTACGAACCTTAAGCCCCTTGGCATCCGACGGGCTCGTTACGGGGCGCACGCTATTGGTCATATGGCGGAAGCCATTCTCGGACCAGGCCAGCCCCACCAGATTGTGGTTGGACATCTTTTTGAGCAGATCCTGACCGATTTCACCATCAAGCACACAGCGGGCCTGCTCATAATCCTTGAACAGAAACGGCAGGTCCAAGACATAGCTTTCAGGCACGAAGTTCCCCAGGGGACCGGTCGAGGTAATGACGACATCAACGGTACCGATCTGTAGCCCCTCGATCATTGCCCGCTCTCCTCCCAGCGAGCCGGAGGGATGCTCGACAACCTCAAACTCTCCTCCGCTGAGGCGCTCCAGGGTTTCTTCAAAAGCATCCGCTCCCACAGAGTAGTGGGAGCTGTCGGACAGGGTATGCCCGAGGGTGACGGTTCTTGCTGCCTGGGCGTTGATTGCGCCGAGGGCAAGTACAGTGGAAGTGGCACCGGCAATTGCGGTAGTCAGACTGCGGCGTGCAAACGTTACTTTCATTTTTGTTACCTCATTTTGCATTGTCACGCTAGGGATGAATCCCGGGGTGCGTAGGCCCGGAATCAGACACTTTCGTCCAAAAAAGCCTTAACGATATCGCGAAAATTCTGGTCACTCCTGAAGCCGAGCCTGCTTGCCCGCAGATTGGTGAATCTGGCGGGCCAACTACCAACAATGGCTTCGATGTTCCTGTCCGGTTCATACCGGACATGGGC is a window encoding:
- a CDS encoding TRAP transporter substrate-binding protein; the encoded protein is MKVTFARRSLTTAIAGATSTVLALGAINAQAARTVTLGHTLSDSSHYSVGADAFEETLERLSGGEFEVVEHPSGSLGGERAMIEGLQIGTVDVVITSTGPLGNFVPESYVLDLPFLFKDYEQARCVLDGEIGQDLLKKMSNHNLVGLAWSENGFRHMTNSVRPVTSPSDAKGLKVRTMENKVHMEAFEQMGVHPTPMAFPEVFTALQQGTVDGQENPITVIVATKFWEVQDHLSLTGHVYSPAVVLGSPVLLDGLSEEERGWFEQAAVASAQATREEVSRLEREGVKLLRDKGMTVKTDINKAPFQEAVKPAYGIYTDQYGSEMLDRIRASDC